In Sphingobacterium sp. R2, the genomic stretch TGGGGATAAAGCAAAGGGAATAGCCATTAGTGCACTAAATCCTTTAGTGATTGATGTATATATCCCCGTGCCCAACAAGATAAATAGCATAATGGTTAGCATCCAAGTGACGACGAGGGTGTTTTTCCTATTGTTATGCAGCTCTTCTATAGTCATTCCGTTTAAAGGTCTATTATTCATAATTTCTTCGGTTTATACCTCTAATTTCTATAATTCTATCTAAGAAACAAAGTGTTTTATGTTAAATTTCGTATAAATATTAATAGATTCAATATTTTTGATGAAAATGTTAAATAGATTTTGGGAATTTGATCATTTTAAGGAGAAATGATAGATCTATCTGTTTCAAAGTTGTACAAAAAACATGATATCGCCATATAACTCGTAAGGATTATTTAAACGGCTACGAATCTTAAAATAATCACGGCGAATATAAAATGTCAAGAAAGTTTAATTTCAAAAATATGTTATTTGCCAAATGAGATTGATACGCTAAATTATTGTTCAGTAAAGTAGCCGGTCATGCTGGATGGCAATCATGATGTCAATAAATAACCAATAATTGAATACGGCACGCGCTTTGAACCATGATCCCTAGACACAAGTAGCGGTGCATTTGGAT encodes the following:
- a CDS encoding redox-active disulfide protein 2; the protein is MNNRPLNGMTIEELHNNRKNTLVVTWMLTIMLFILLGTGIYTSITKGFSALMAIPFALSPIAILNFKRIKEINEELKVRKAH